The DNA window ATGCGCCGCTTCCAGACCGATCCAGGAAGCGCGCGCGCCGACGCATTCGTTCCCCTGTTTCTTGCCGCCGCCGCGCGCGAGGACAGCGCGGGCCGAGCTGACGCCACGCTGAAAAGAGCAGCCGCCATTCTCGCGGAGTGGGACCGCCGCTACACCACGGACAACAGACGCGCAGTGCTCTTCGACATGGCAATGGACGACCTCGCAACCCGGACGTGGGACGAGCTGCGCCCGCAGCGCGACAAGGGCACTACGGCGCAGGCGCTCGGGTTGCCGGAGAGCCAGGTGCTGCTGGAGCTCATGCAAGACCCAGCCAGCCAGTGGTGGGACGACCGCCGCACCCGTGACGTCGTCGAGACACGTGATGCAATCGTCGCGGCAAGTCTGCGCGCCGCGCTTGTTGCCGCGCTCAAGATTCACGGTGATCCGTCGGGATCAGGATGGCAGTGGTCCAACGTGCGCCACGCCAACATTCATCATCTCACGCAAATTCCCGCTCTGTCGGCGCTCCGCGTTCCTGTCCAGGGTGGGCCTTCGACGCTGAGTCCGTCAGGTGGTTCCGGAAAGGAAGGAGCGAGCTGGCGCATGGTGGTCGAGCTCGGTCCCGAAGTTCGAGCGTGGGCAACCTATCCGGGCGGCCAGTCCGGAAATCCCGCGAGTCCACGATACAAGGACAGGCTTCCGATGTGGCAGAAAGGCGAGCTTGCTCCGGTGTTGTTTCCGAAGACGCGCGCGGACCTCGACCCGAAGCGAATAGTCTCAATCCTCCGACTCGACCCGCGCTAGCGATGCTCAGAGCAACGGTGAAGTTCCTGCTTTTGACCGAGGCATTCGCCGTCACGACGTTTGCGTTCGGCTGGTGGGCGGTCCCGCTTCTTGCATTCGCATGGGCTGCGCTTGTCGACACCATAAGGCCCGTGCTGTTCGCGACGATGTGCGCAACGTCGGCATGGATCGCTGTCCTGCTGCTCGATGCCGCGCGTGGCCCGGTTGACATTGTGGCTGCGCGTTTTGGCGAAGTCCTCGGATTTCCGTCCGTCGCACTGATCGCCGTTACGATCATCTATGCCGCGCTCCTCGCCTGGAGCGCCTCGTTCGTCGGAGCCGCAATCCGGAAGTCTCTGTTTCGCAAAGCAGCAGAGCCGGAAGAGCAGGCGTCGGCTCCTCAGCCGCGCGCCGCTGCGAGGGAGGTCGCGGTCGCGGATGCCTGAAACGACTGGACGTCATCGCATCGGCGAGCATCGCCGCCTCGACCGCTACATGGTGGACCTGCGTGAGACTCCACCCGATGTCTTCGAGGATCTCAGCGCCACCGACTGGTCTCGTCTTGCGTGGCGGGATGTCGGGCGCCCTTATCGCGTTGAGCGGTGGGCGAAAGGTCGAAAGGATTGGGAAGAAGAGCACGGCGCGCCGATGCCCGTGAAGGAAGGGTGGGAGCGCTTCAATCGCAGCTTCCATCATTTCTTCATCACCGACCTTCCCCAGGAACAGGCACGGGTGCGCTCGGCAATCCTTGCGCAGCTCGCGCACGCGGACGTTCATGGTGCGCGTGAAACGATGCATGAGCTCCTGTGTCTCGCCATCTGGAATCGTGTTCACAGAGTAGAGGATGCCGTCTGGGATCCGCGGGGGAAGCGTGCCCTATTCGACGGCCTCGACGTGAAGCGTCCGCGCATCCTTTTCCTCGGCGCCGCCGAGGGGTACGAGGCGATGCAGCTCAACGCGATGTATCCGGGCGGAGAAGTCGTTCTGGTCGATTACGACGAGTTCTGCAAGACCGACAGGTTCGGACTCTTCCCGGAGGCATATCCGTTCCTTGGCGTCGATCCCGCAACTGGACACAGGCGCGTCTGGTATCGGGAGGAAATGCCGATTCACTACGAGGTCGCCGACATTCGCGACCTTAGCTACGGAAAGGAATTCGACATCGTCGTCAGCATCGGACTCGTCGAGCATTTTCCCGACGAGCACAAACCGGTGGCGTTCGAGTTTCATCGCCGGTTTCTGAAACCGGGCGGCTACGTGATCATTACGACGCCGCGCAACCAGGTTCGCGGCCGCGCCTTCTACACGATTCTCTCGGACTACATGAACTACGGGTATCGCGAGCTGATGGATACTCGACAGCTCGCGCTGTACGCGTGGGAGAATGGCTTCGACATCCTGCGGGCGGGCTACATCAAGGCGCACAACGCGCTCATTTGCAGAGAGCGCGCGACGGCGCGGAGCTAGGCTTCGGGCTTTCGCTCGGCCAGCATCTTCGCAGCGAAACGCTGGCCCTCGGAGATTCTCTCGACCTCGATCGCAATTGCGTCGACCGATTGCATCAGATGCTGCATCTGCGCCTGCATCTCGGCCGGTATGGCGGCCGGAACCGGGGCGGCGCGCTCGATGCGCCTTCCGATGGCGCGCATGATTGGAAATCCGACGATGATCACGGCGCACGTCACGAAGAAGGCAATTGAAACGTCCTTCACCCGCGGCGGAATATCGGCTTCCCAGGGCATTCCCTTAACGGAGATCGTCGGCACTCCGATGGGCGGCGCCGGCATTTCCGGACCGCCGGCGACTCCGGTTCCCTGAGCGTCCGCGCGGGCGCGCGCCGCCTGTGCCTCGCGCACTGCCGCCTGAGCCTCCCGGGTTGCCTGCTCCACTTGCGCCCTGATCTGCTCGCGCAGCTGATCCCGCGTGATGCCCTCGGCTGGCGCTTGACTGAGGCTTAGGTTGTACATCGTGACAACTCCAATCGTGAACGACCCTGCGCGAAGCTCCCGCGATGAAATCTATGGGTCACCGAGGGGTGCTGCTACGCACACCACGAGCGCCACGAAGCGACCGCGGCCCCGGTGGATGATGGCGATCGACGGCGGAATTCTCGGCGTCGCGTTCTGGCTTCTCCTCTTAACGCTCGGCGTTCCGTGGGTGTTTCATATCGGCGCGTTCGACGGACTGTTTCCGGCTACGCTTCTCGGGATCGTCATGGGCCTCGCCGGATTGCGAGGCGTGCTGGCGGCCGTTGTCGTCGCGCAAGCGGTGCTGCTCGTCATCGTCGGATACACTCCGCTGATAGTCGAGCCGGCGCGCTCGCTCATTCGCAGCGATCCGCTGCCTTCCCATGCCGATGCGATTGTCGTGCTCGCCGCCGGGACCAGCGACGACGGGCTCATACTGCCGCAGGCAACGGACCGCCTGCTGAAAGGCCTCGAGCTGCTGAACCGGGGCGTTGCACCGGTGCTCGTTCTTCCGCGTGAGGCGGACAGCGTCGGGACGCGCCTCGTGACTCAGCGCGACGATCACCACCGGATCGTTTCGCTCGTGCGCGGCGCGCAATCGAGGGTCGTCTTCTCCGGCCTCACGCACAGCACCCGCGACGAAGCGGTGAGGACCGCCATGCTGTTTCGCACAAGGGCGTGGAAGCGTGTTGTAGTCGTCACGTCACCGCTTCACACTCGGCGTACATGCGCGACCTTCGAGAAGCTCGGAATCGTCGTGAGCTGCCATGCGGCGGAATCGCGCGAGATCGCTCTCAACACGTTGAGGAAGCCTGAGGATCGAGTCAGAGCGTTCCAGGGATGGCTCTACGAGACTGCCGGGACCATTCGGTACAAACAGCTCGGATGGATGTAGGGCCGAAACCGGTGTGAATCATGCTCCGTAGAGATCATCTCACGGAGGCCCCGGATGACTTCTGTCACCACTGTAGTTCAATCGCTCGGCGTCGCTTATGCGGCCGGCATCAATCTTCCGGCCACTGTCGCGGTTCTCGGCGTTTCGGAGCGCGTCGGATGGATCGAGCCTCTTCCCGGCGTGCTGGGCGTTGTCGGGAACCTCTGGGTCATCTCGATAGCAGTGATTCTCTACGCTCTCGAGTTCCTGGTCACACTCGTGCCTGGATTGGCAAGCGCGTGGGAAACGGCGCAGAGCGTCATCAGGCCACCGGCGGCTGCCTTTCTCGCGGTAGCGACAGCCTACAATCTCAATCCCGTGTTTCTCGTCGCTGCGGGCCTGCTCGGAGGCGGTCTCGCCCTCACGACGCATGGAACGAAGCTCGGCTTGCGCTACGCGGTGGACAGCTCTCCCGAGCCCGTCTCCAACGGAATTGCGAACATGGCCGAGCTTGGCACGATCGCGAGCATCGGAATCTTCATCTGGACGCATCCCTACATCACGCTCACCATTGCCATCCTAGTTCTAATTCTTCTGATCCTTGTCGTTCGACGGATCATCATCACGCTCCGCAAGCTGCTGAGCGGAGAATGGAGGAAGGGCGTTTACGGCGTAGTGCGCACGCCATGAAGAGTTCGCACATTTATCGCTGACCCATCCGGCCGCACCCAGCCGCCGGACTGATTCCTCTCAGCGGGAGCGATTCGTGGAGCCGGTGCAGAAGATCTGGAAGGTGATTGCCGCCTCTTCGGCCGGCACGATGATCGAGTGGTACGACTTTTACATCTTCGGAAGTCTGGCGACGATTCTCGCCACGCAGTTTTATCCCGAGGGAAGTACCACCGTGAACTTCCTGAAGACTCTCGCGACTTTTGCGGTTGGCTTCGCGGTGCGCCCGCTCGGGGCGCTGGTCTTCGGAAGAATCGGTGACATGATCGGGCGGAAATTCGCCTTCTTGCTGACCCTGCTGATAATGGGCGGCTCCACCGCCGCAATCGGTATGCTGCCGACCTACGCGAGCATTGGCCTCGCGGCTCCAATCATTCTCGTTCTTCTGCGGTTGCTGCAGGGACTCGCGCTCGGTGGAGAATACGGCGGAGCGGCCGTCTACGTCGCCGAGCATGCGCCGGACGGCAAGCGCGGATTTTATACGAGCTTCATTCAGACGACCGCAACTCTCGGACTTTTTGTCTCTCTGGTGGTGATCCTCGTAGTGCGGCGCGCCGTCGGAGAGGAAGCGTTCGCCGATTGGGGATGGAGAATTCCATTTCTGCTGTCGATCGTGCTCGTCGGCATGTCCTACTACATCCGGGTGCGCCTTAAGGAGTCGCCGCTCTTCACGAAGCTGAAGGATGCCAACATGACTTCAGAACGTCCGATTCAGGAGAGCTTCGGGACCTGGCCGAAGTGGAAGGTATTCCTGCTCGTTCTGTTCGGTGCAACCGCCGGGCAGGCGGTCGTGTGGTACACGGGTCAGTTCTACGCGCTGTTTTTCCTTCAGACCGTTCTCAAGGTGCCGCTGGGCACGGCCTATGTAATTGTTGCGATCGCGCTTCTGCTTGGCGCTCCGCTGTTTGTTTTCTTCGGATCGCTCTCGGATCGCATCGGGCGCAAGAAGATCATGATGGCGGGAAATCTTATTGCCGCTCTCTCGTATTACCCGATCTACATGGCGATGAAGGCATTCTCCGAGCCGTTGAACGCTCCGATGCTGACTGCACTCGTCTTCATTCAGGTGATCTTCGTAACGATGGTCTATGGTCCAATCGCGGCGTTTCTGGTTGAAGCATTCCCGGCGAAGATCAGGTACACGTCGCTGTCACTGCCGTATCATTTCGGCAACGGCTGGTTCGGCGGGTTTCTTCCGCTCATTTCGACTGCGCTTGTCGCGCGCACGGGGAATATCTACGCTGGTCTCATCTATCCCATCGTGGTCGCGCTGCTGACTTTTGTTGTCGGGTCGCTCTACCTGAAGGAGAGCCACAAGCATCGCATCTGGGACGAGATCGACGAGCTGCGGCCCGACGCTGCGTGAGCAGCTTTCGTCGCCCGGCAGGCGACCTGCGCGCAAAGGTTTGATGCCTCTCCCTCGGTCGGGGCGTCTGTGCTTTGCCGCATTGATGGCGATCAGCGTCGCGCCCCGCGTCGGTTCGAGTCAGTCGCCCCCGACCTCGGTCGCCCAGCTGCGTGAAGCGATACTGCAGCGTATCGCGGGTAACGCGGGAGCGATCGCCGGTGTTGCATACTCCGATCTGGAGACGGGTGACCAGCTCTTGCTGGCTGCGGACACGGTATTTCACGCGGCGAGCACCATGAAGATCCCTGTGATGATCGAGGTGTTGCGGCGCAGCCAGCAGGGAGCGTTCAGTCTCGATCAGGGCATTCTGTTGACCAATCGATTCCGGTCACTGGCCGATGGATCACCCTTCTCGCTGAAGCCCGAGGACGATGGCGACAGCACTCTGTACCTGCGCGTCGGAGAGCGCGTCCCTATACGCGAGCTGCTGAGGTTGATGATCACGCGGTCGAGCAATCTTGCAACGAACGAGCTGATCGAGGTTGTCGGAGCCGCCAACGTGACGGCGGCCGCCCGCTCGCTTGGGGCAACGCGTACCAAGGTATTGCGCGGTGTCGAGGACCAGAAAGCGTTCGACGCCGGCATGATCAATACGACAACTGCAGCCGACATGGCGATTCTGCTCGCCGCGATCGAGAACGGTCGCATGCTTTCTGCCGCGAGCTCGGCACTCATGCGCGACATTCTGCTCGCGCAGGAATTCAACACGAAGATTCCGGCAGGCGTTCCGCCCGGCACGCGCGTCGCGCACAAGACAGGCGAGATAACGGCGGTGTCGCACGACGCAGCGATTGTCTATCCCGCCGGCCGCAGGCCCTACGTGCTCGTGGTGCTCACGCGCGGAATAAGGGAAGGCAAGGCCTCCTCGGCGCTCATCGCCGACGTTTCGCGTCTGGTTTACACACATGCGACCCGCGGAAGATGACGCGAGTCGCGTTCATAGGTCTCGGGGCGATTGGGATGCCGATGGCGCAGCATCTCGCAAAGCCGCCGTTCGACCTCGTCGTATGGAATCGATCTGCGGACAAGGCGGCTGAGTTCGCGGAATTGCATGGAGCTCGAGCGGCGGCAACGCCTGCGGATGCCGCAAGAACAGCGGAAGTCGTGATTACCTGTCTGCCATCTTCACGCGAGGTCCGCGAGGTCCTCGAGCGCCCGGACGGTCTCCTCGCCGCGGTGGTGAGGGGCTCGATACTCGTCGACTGCACCTCGGGCGACCCCGCTGAGTCACGAGGCTTTGCAAAGACCCTGGCGGGGCAGGGCGTAGCGTTCATCGACGCACCGGTGAGTGGTGGCGTCGTCGGCGCGAAGGCCGGCACCCTCACAGTGATGTGCGGTGGTGGTTCGGAAATGCTGGAGAGAGCGCGGCCGGTGCTCGAAACGTTCGGAAAGAAGATTGTGCTCTGCGGGCCCGTCGGATCTGGCCACGCGGTCAAGGCGGTAAGCAATGCGCTTCTCGCGGTGCACGTCTTGTCGACGGCCGAAGCGCTCGCGGCCCTGACGCGACTCGGAGTGAGCGCTTCAGTTGCATTGGACGTCATCAACGCTTCTGCCGGCCGCTCGAATGCGTCTCAGAACCTTTTCCCGGAGCGCGTTCTCACGCGCGCATTTCCGCGCACGTTCCGGCTCGCATTGCTCGACAAGGACATTGGCATCGCGACGAAGCTCGCATCAGAGGCGGGCACACCGATTCCACTGATCGATCTGGCCGCGCAGCTGATTCACGAAGCTCATGTCGAGCTGGGCGAGGAGGCAGATCATGTCGAAGCGGCGAAGGTCGTCGAGAAACGGGCTGGGGTGACGATCCAATAGGGATGGGACGCTTCTTTGTGGCTGCGCACGAATGCTTTGATTACGCCCCGTTTCCAGCCATATTGTGAGCTGATGCCAGCCCGGACAACCGAACAGAAAACCGTCCTCTCTGCACACGCGGTCGAGCGGACGTTGAAGCGAATGGCCAATGAGATCGTCGAGCTGAATGACGGTACGGCCGATCTCATAATCGTCGGGATTCAGAGGCGCGGTGTGCAGCTCGCCGGCCGGCTCGTCAATCTCATCGAGGAGAGCGAGGGCGTCGAAGTTCCTCAGGGCTCACTCGACATAACGCTCTACCGCGACGACCTCCAGACGATCGGTCCACGCCCGGTTGTCGGCCCCACCAGTCTTCAATGGGGCATCGAAGGGATGAACGTCGTCATCGTCGACGACGTTCTCTATACCGGCCGCACCGTGCGCGCGGCTCTTGACGAGCTCGCGGATTTCGGGCGACCCGCTCGCATTGCACTCGCAGTCCTCGTCGATCGGGGCGGCCGGGAGCTACCGATTCATGCCGACATCGTAGGCAAGCGCGTGCTCATCGAGCCGGGCGACCGCGTGGACGTGATGGTCGATGACCTCGACGGTCGCACGGCCGTCGTCATCGTCCCGGCCGCAGGCGAAGACGAGCCGTGACAAGCGCGCTCGGCAAGGATCTCCTCGGCCTCGAGCCGCTGTCGAGCGAACAGATACTCCTCATTCTCGATACCGCCGAGCCGTTCAAGGAAATCAGCGAGCGCGCGATAAAGAAAGTGCCGGCGCTCCGCGGCCAGACGATCGTCAATCTCTTCTTCGAGAGCTCGACGCGAACACGCATCTCCTTCGAGTTCGCCGAAAAGAGGCTGTCCGCGGACACGGTGAACGTCGCCGCGTCCGGCTCGAGCGTCCTCAAAGGCGAAACGCTGGTGGACACGGCGCGAAATCTGGAAGCGATGCGGATAGACATGGTGGTTATGCGCCACGGAGCTTCCGGCGCCGCCCAGTTTCTGGCCGAGCGCATCGAGTCGAACGTGATAAACGCCGGGGACGGCACGCACGAGCATCCGACACAGGGCCTGCTCGATCTCCTCACGCTCCGCGATCATTTCGGGGACCTGAAGGGTCGCCGCGTCTGCATTTGCGGGGACGTCCTCCATTCGCGTGTCGCGCGCTCCAACATATGGGGTCTTCAGAAGCTCGGCGTGGAGGTCGCGGTGTGCGGCCCTCGTTCGCTGCTGCCGAACGCAATCGAGGAGTTCGGCGTGCGCGTCATCCCCAGGATCGAGGAAGCGATCGAGTGGGCTGATGCACTGAACGTACTCCGCCTGCAGCTCGAGCGTATGACAGCCGGTTACATCCCCTCGAGCCGCGAATACAACCGCGTATTCGGGGTAACCCGTGAGCGGCTCGAGCGCGCGCCGCGCGACATTCTCATAATGCATCCTGGCCCGATGAACCGCGGCGTCGAGATCGACTCCGACGTTGCCGACGGACCGCACAGCGTGATTCTGAATCAGGTGACCAACGGCATCGCGGTTCGAATGGCTGTGTTGTACCTGCTCTCGGGTGGGCGACCGGAGCTCGCCGAAGCGGCGAAGGGCGGCACGGGGCGCCGGGGCGGCGCGGAAATGACAGAAGCGGCATGAGCTCATCGAAACGCCACCGCGCATGCCTGAATTGACGCGCGAGTCGAAGCCGCTTCTTCTCACAGGCGGCCGCATTCTCGACCCTTCTCAGAATCTCGACGAATCTGGCGATCTCCTGGTTCAAAACGGAAAGGTGGAGGCGGTCAGCGGTCGCGTCGGACACGCCGACGACGTAGAGGTGATCGACTGCTCGGGATGCATCGTGTCGCCGGGCTTCATAGACGTCCATTGCCATCTTCGCGAGCCGGGCAGGGAGGACGTCGAGACAATTGCGACAGGTGCCCGGGCCGCAGCCGCCGGCGGCTTCACCGCAGTCTGCGCGATGCCGAACACCGATCCGGTCACTGACAATCAGGCAGCGGTGGGATTCGTCATCCGACAAGCGAATCGAGCCGCTGCTGCAAGAGTGTATGCGATCGGCGCGATCTCGGTTGGCCAGCGTGGAGAGACGCTGGCCGAGTTCGGAGAGATGGTCGGTGCTGGCGCGGTGGCGGTGAGTGACGATGGGCGCCCTATGGTGAGCGCACAGCTGATGCGGACAGCGCTCGAATACGCGCGAACTTTCGGCATTCCGGTAATCGACCACTGCGAGGAGCCGACTCTCGCGCACGGCGGCGCGATGAACGAAGGGATCGTCAGCGCCCGCCTCGGCTTGAAGGGCATTCCGGCGGAAGCGGAGGAGATCATGGTGATACGTGACATTCTTCTCGCTCGCCGCACGGGCGGTCACGTTCATCTGGCTCACATGAGCACGCGCGGGTCGGTGGAGCTCATTCGCTGGGGAAAAGAGCGCGGCATCAATGTCACGGCGGAGGTGTGCCCACATCACATCTCACTCACCGAGGAGCGTGTTGGCGCGTACGATACAAACGCAAAGATGAACCCTCCGCTGCGCACGACGTCGGACGTCGAGGCGCTGCGTGAGGCGGTGCGCGACGGCACAATCGATCTCATCGCGACGGATCACGCCCCGCATCATTACGACGAAAAGGAGCGGGAGTTCGCCGATGCACCAAACGGAATAATCGGGCTGGAGACGGCGCTCGGAGTCGTAGTCACTCACCTCGTCGATTCAGGAACCCTCGACTTCGCCATGCTGGTCGAGCGAATGTCCTGCTCACCGGCGCGGGTATTCAATCTCGAGGGAGGGACCTTGCGCCGCGGCGCGGAGGCGGACATAACGGTGTTTGATCCGGCCATGAAATGGACCGTCGATCCTTCAGAGATGCTGAGCAAGGGACGCAATACTCCGTATGCCGGCATGACGCTTTCCGGCCGCGCCGTATGTACAATTGTTGGA is part of the Gemmatimonadaceae bacterium genome and encodes:
- a CDS encoding methyltransferase domain-containing protein; its protein translation is MPETTGRHRIGEHRRLDRYMVDLRETPPDVFEDLSATDWSRLAWRDVGRPYRVERWAKGRKDWEEEHGAPMPVKEGWERFNRSFHHFFITDLPQEQARVRSAILAQLAHADVHGARETMHELLCLAIWNRVHRVEDAVWDPRGKRALFDGLDVKRPRILFLGAAEGYEAMQLNAMYPGGEVVLVDYDEFCKTDRFGLFPEAYPFLGVDPATGHRRVWYREEMPIHYEVADIRDLSYGKEFDIVVSIGLVEHFPDEHKPVAFEFHRRFLKPGGYVIITTPRNQVRGRAFYTILSDYMNYGYRELMDTRQLALYAWENGFDILRAGYIKAHNALICRERATARS
- a CDS encoding YdcF family protein; the protein is MTTPIVNDPARSSRDEIYGSPRGAATHTTSATKRPRPRWMMAIDGGILGVAFWLLLLTLGVPWVFHIGAFDGLFPATLLGIVMGLAGLRGVLAAVVVAQAVLLVIVGYTPLIVEPARSLIRSDPLPSHADAIVVLAAGTSDDGLILPQATDRLLKGLELLNRGVAPVLVLPREADSVGTRLVTQRDDHHRIVSLVRGAQSRVVFSGLTHSTRDEAVRTAMLFRTRAWKRVVVVTSPLHTRRTCATFEKLGIVVSCHAAESREIALNTLRKPEDRVRAFQGWLYETAGTIRYKQLGWM
- a CDS encoding DUF4126 domain-containing protein; translated protein: MTSVTTVVQSLGVAYAAGINLPATVAVLGVSERVGWIEPLPGVLGVVGNLWVISIAVILYALEFLVTLVPGLASAWETAQSVIRPPAAAFLAVATAYNLNPVFLVAAGLLGGGLALTTHGTKLGLRYAVDSSPEPVSNGIANMAELGTIASIGIFIWTHPYITLTIAILVLILLILVVRRIIITLRKLLSGEWRKGVYGVVRTP
- a CDS encoding MFS transporter — encoded protein: MEPVQKIWKVIAASSAGTMIEWYDFYIFGSLATILATQFYPEGSTTVNFLKTLATFAVGFAVRPLGALVFGRIGDMIGRKFAFLLTLLIMGGSTAAIGMLPTYASIGLAAPIILVLLRLLQGLALGGEYGGAAVYVAEHAPDGKRGFYTSFIQTTATLGLFVSLVVILVVRRAVGEEAFADWGWRIPFLLSIVLVGMSYYIRVRLKESPLFTKLKDANMTSERPIQESFGTWPKWKVFLLVLFGATAGQAVVWYTGQFYALFFLQTVLKVPLGTAYVIVAIALLLGAPLFVFFGSLSDRIGRKKIMMAGNLIAALSYYPIYMAMKAFSEPLNAPMLTALVFIQVIFVTMVYGPIAAFLVEAFPAKIRYTSLSLPYHFGNGWFGGFLPLISTALVARTGNIYAGLIYPIVVALLTFVVGSLYLKESHKHRIWDEIDELRPDAA
- a CDS encoding serine hydrolase, encoding MPLPRSGRLCFAALMAISVAPRVGSSQSPPTSVAQLREAILQRIAGNAGAIAGVAYSDLETGDQLLLAADTVFHAASTMKIPVMIEVLRRSQQGAFSLDQGILLTNRFRSLADGSPFSLKPEDDGDSTLYLRVGERVPIRELLRLMITRSSNLATNELIEVVGAANVTAAARSLGATRTKVLRGVEDQKAFDAGMINTTTAADMAILLAAIENGRMLSAASSALMRDILLAQEFNTKIPAGVPPGTRVAHKTGEITAVSHDAAIVYPAGRRPYVLVVLTRGIREGKASSALIADVSRLVYTHATRGR
- a CDS encoding NAD(P)-dependent oxidoreductase — its product is MTRVAFIGLGAIGMPMAQHLAKPPFDLVVWNRSADKAAEFAELHGARAAATPADAARTAEVVITCLPSSREVREVLERPDGLLAAVVRGSILVDCTSGDPAESRGFAKTLAGQGVAFIDAPVSGGVVGAKAGTLTVMCGGGSEMLERARPVLETFGKKIVLCGPVGSGHAVKAVSNALLAVHVLSTAEALAALTRLGVSASVALDVINASAGRSNASQNLFPERVLTRAFPRTFRLALLDKDIGIATKLASEAGTPIPLIDLAAQLIHEAHVELGEEADHVEAAKVVEKRAGVTIQ
- the pyrR gene encoding bifunctional pyr operon transcriptional regulator/uracil phosphoribosyltransferase PyrR; amino-acid sequence: MPARTTEQKTVLSAHAVERTLKRMANEIVELNDGTADLIIVGIQRRGVQLAGRLVNLIEESEGVEVPQGSLDITLYRDDLQTIGPRPVVGPTSLQWGIEGMNVVIVDDVLYTGRTVRAALDELADFGRPARIALAVLVDRGGRELPIHADIVGKRVLIEPGDRVDVMVDDLDGRTAVVIVPAAGEDEP
- a CDS encoding aspartate carbamoyltransferase catalytic subunit produces the protein MTSALGKDLLGLEPLSSEQILLILDTAEPFKEISERAIKKVPALRGQTIVNLFFESSTRTRISFEFAEKRLSADTVNVAASGSSVLKGETLVDTARNLEAMRIDMVVMRHGASGAAQFLAERIESNVINAGDGTHEHPTQGLLDLLTLRDHFGDLKGRRVCICGDVLHSRVARSNIWGLQKLGVEVAVCGPRSLLPNAIEEFGVRVIPRIEEAIEWADALNVLRLQLERMTAGYIPSSREYNRVFGVTRERLERAPRDILIMHPGPMNRGVEIDSDVADGPHSVILNQVTNGIAVRMAVLYLLSGGRPELAEAAKGGTGRRGGAEMTEAA
- a CDS encoding dihydroorotase, whose protein sequence is MPELTRESKPLLLTGGRILDPSQNLDESGDLLVQNGKVEAVSGRVGHADDVEVIDCSGCIVSPGFIDVHCHLREPGREDVETIATGARAAAAGGFTAVCAMPNTDPVTDNQAAVGFVIRQANRAAAARVYAIGAISVGQRGETLAEFGEMVGAGAVAVSDDGRPMVSAQLMRTALEYARTFGIPVIDHCEEPTLAHGGAMNEGIVSARLGLKGIPAEAEEIMVIRDILLARRTGGHVHLAHMSTRGSVELIRWGKERGINVTAEVCPHHISLTEERVGAYDTNAKMNPPLRTTSDVEALREAVRDGTIDLIATDHAPHHYDEKEREFADAPNGIIGLETALGVVVTHLVDSGTLDFAMLVERMSCSPARVFNLEGGTLRRGAEADITVFDPAMKWTVDPSEMLSKGRNTPYAGMTLSGRAVCTIVGGRIVYQMESPAAARLQPARS